The following proteins are co-located in the Desulfonatronum thiodismutans genome:
- a CDS encoding pseudouridine synthase produces MQTDQATRLNKALARAGLCSRRAADDLILSGAVMVNEIVADSPGIRINPAVDRIHVHGREVPLGHIRSSDHLYLALHKPPGVVTTAHDPQGRKTVLDLLPPNIRGRRPFPVGRLDLLSEGLLLLTTDGELALRMTHPRWEHPKIYHVRVRGRVTSEKLSTMLGGMRLAEGDQLAPVRARVIGDRSPRAQDHAVTLEMTLRQGVNRQIRRMCRDLRLHIIRLRRISQGPIHLGDLPPGASRPLTSRELKALRASLDLPHDIPLAEEPA; encoded by the coding sequence GTGCAGACCGACCAAGCCACCCGGCTGAACAAGGCCCTGGCCCGGGCCGGGCTCTGTTCCCGCCGGGCCGCGGACGACCTGATTCTGAGCGGGGCGGTCATGGTCAACGAAATCGTGGCCGACTCGCCGGGCATCCGCATCAATCCTGCCGTGGATCGAATTCATGTCCACGGACGGGAAGTCCCTCTTGGCCATATCCGGTCCTCCGACCACCTCTATCTGGCCCTGCACAAACCTCCGGGCGTCGTGACCACGGCCCATGATCCCCAAGGCAGGAAGACCGTCCTGGACCTGCTCCCACCAAACATCCGAGGTCGCCGTCCTTTTCCCGTGGGCCGGCTGGATCTGCTCTCCGAAGGCCTGCTTCTGTTGACCACGGACGGAGAACTGGCTCTGCGCATGACGCATCCCCGCTGGGAACACCCAAAAATCTATCATGTCCGCGTTCGTGGCCGGGTCACCTCGGAAAAGCTGTCGACCATGCTCGGCGGGATGCGTCTGGCCGAGGGGGACCAACTCGCGCCGGTTCGGGCACGGGTCATCGGGGACCGCTCACCCCGAGCACAGGACCATGCCGTTACTCTGGAGATGACCCTCCGCCAGGGCGTCAACCGCCAGATCCGCAGGATGTGCCGCGACTTGCGACTGCACATCATCCGCCTGCGGCGCATCTCCCAGGGGCCGATCCACTTGGGCGATCTGCCTCCCGGCGCGAGTCGGCCACTGACCAGCCGGGAACTCAAAGCCCTGCGTGCATCTCTGGACCTTCCCCACGACATCCCCCTTGCCGAGGAGCCCGCATGA
- a CDS encoding PTS sugar transporter subunit IIA produces MVLRDFLSKDLLLPELQARNKAEVLAELVAVLAQKEPSLDAEAAFRVLKDRESLGSTGIGEGVAIPHGKLEGLERIVLVVGRSAEGVDFDALDRKPCHIFFMVLAPEQVAGMHLRILASITRLLKDEAFRHAFLTAQDKELFWDALSSA; encoded by the coding sequence ATGGTCCTCAGGGATTTTTTGAGCAAGGACTTGCTGCTCCCCGAATTGCAAGCCAGGAACAAGGCGGAAGTGTTGGCGGAATTGGTCGCCGTGCTGGCCCAAAAGGAGCCGAGCCTGGACGCCGAAGCGGCTTTTCGGGTGCTCAAGGACCGGGAAAGTCTTGGGAGCACGGGCATCGGCGAGGGAGTGGCCATTCCCCACGGCAAGCTGGAGGGGCTGGAACGGATCGTATTGGTGGTCGGGCGCAGTGCCGAGGGCGTGGATTTTGACGCCCTGGATCGCAAGCCATGCCATATTTTTTTTATGGTCCTGGCCCCGGAACAGGTCGCCGGGATGCACCTGCGCATCCTAGCGTCCATAACCCGCCTGCTCAAGGACGAGGCCTTTCGGCACGCCTTCCTCACGGCCCAGGACAAGGAGCTTTTCTGGGACGCCCTCAGCTCGGCGTGA
- a CDS encoding PTS sugar transporter subunit IIA: MIGVVLVTHTEYGAYLLKAAELILGPQQDCYFVSVDVTKEVEKSLAEIRKSVKSADHGPGVVILTDMFGGTPTNLSLSLLNKSEHQLEVITGVNLPMLLRVLGSRKLSLSELAKEAKAAGSQGIVVAGDLLRSKVAKE; encoded by the coding sequence GTGATTGGAGTCGTGTTGGTCACGCATACGGAGTACGGAGCTTATCTGCTCAAGGCCGCGGAGCTGATTCTCGGCCCACAACAGGATTGCTACTTCGTGAGCGTGGATGTGACCAAGGAAGTGGAGAAATCTCTGGCGGAGATCAGAAAGAGCGTCAAAAGCGCGGATCACGGTCCGGGAGTGGTCATTCTGACGGACATGTTCGGCGGGACACCGACCAATTTGAGTCTGTCGTTGTTGAACAAAAGCGAGCACCAACTGGAAGTGATTACCGGCGTGAACCTGCCCATGCTGTTGCGCGTGCTCGGTTCTCGCAAGCTGTCCCTGTCCGAACTGGCCAAGGAGGCGAAGGCGGCCGGATCACAGGGGATCGTCGTCGCCGGGGATCTTCTGCGCAGCAAGGTGGCCAAGGAGTAG
- a CDS encoding LptA/OstA family protein, which translates to METRFSLPRLLRVPFLVVLVTLFLLPGWSSSAEDEAIPTRITAERLRYSHRDHQIEFIGDVRVDRPNFQLRSERLVVLLRTLPREARPEGMVPEQDMEAQVDIEQMIAFGQVFLKHEDRVGHGDMATYWVDQGVLRLEGNARVEEGGTRLEGNVITLNVEEREVDVQGRTDRRVEGMFLLPREQGAR; encoded by the coding sequence ATGGAAACTCGGTTTTCATTGCCCCGGCTTTTGAGGGTTCCGTTTCTGGTCGTCTTGGTTACGCTGTTTCTGCTTCCCGGCTGGAGTTCTTCCGCGGAAGATGAGGCCATCCCGACGCGGATCACGGCCGAGCGGTTGCGCTACTCCCATCGCGACCATCAGATCGAGTTTATCGGGGACGTGCGGGTGGACAGACCGAATTTTCAGCTCCGCTCGGAACGGCTGGTAGTGCTTTTGCGAACCCTTCCCCGGGAAGCCCGGCCCGAGGGCATGGTTCCGGAACAGGATATGGAAGCTCAAGTGGACATTGAACAAATGATCGCCTTTGGCCAGGTTTTTTTGAAGCACGAAGACCGTGTCGGTCACGGCGACATGGCCACCTATTGGGTGGACCAGGGCGTCCTGCGCCTGGAGGGCAACGCCCGGGTGGAAGAAGGCGGGACCCGATTGGAAGGCAACGTGATTACGCTCAATGTTGAAGAAAGAGAGGTGGATGTGCAGGGACGCACAGATCGTCGAGTGGAAGGAATGTTTCTTTTGCCTCGCGAGCAGGGGGCACGGTGA
- the rpoN gene encoding RNA polymerase factor sigma-54 translates to MALELRQQLKLTQQLVMTPQLQQAIKLLQLSRLELVESIQQELLENPVLEIVPESIDEATETPKKDPAEDRFQSVNVEEPRQLHDSEWQDYLGEFSSISRQIQGRDWEVPEEGMSFEARLAGKSTLIGHLSWQLRLSALSARELAVSEVILGNLDAVGYLCESIEDIAAMAGCETEEAERILRIMQRLDPVGICARNLRECLLIQMDELGLDDPILVSLVKDHLEELEKRRYKPLAKKFKLSMEEIKHYLDCIQRLDPMPGKSFGSEDPQFTSPDVYILQHGGDFIVVLNEDEIPGLMINEAYAKELSVHDKGAKDYIQEKVRSAHWLMKSLYQRQRTLLKVAESIVRFQIDFFRHGVTHLKPMILKDVALDINMHESTVSRITTSKYMSTPHGTYELKFFFNSALGMDDGSEAGSESVKAEIKKLISEEDPKRPLSDELISQLLKKSLGVNIARRTVAKYRMALNIESSSKRKAIF, encoded by the coding sequence ATGGCTCTTGAACTGCGCCAGCAACTGAAGTTGACGCAGCAGTTGGTGATGACCCCCCAACTGCAACAAGCCATCAAGCTGCTTCAGCTTTCCAGACTGGAGTTGGTGGAAAGCATCCAGCAGGAATTGCTGGAAAATCCTGTATTGGAGATCGTGCCGGAAAGCATAGACGAGGCTACGGAGACTCCGAAGAAGGACCCCGCCGAGGATCGGTTTCAGTCCGTAAACGTCGAGGAGCCTCGGCAGCTTCACGATTCGGAGTGGCAGGACTACCTGGGGGAATTTTCCAGCATCAGTCGACAGATCCAGGGTCGGGACTGGGAAGTCCCGGAAGAGGGCATGAGTTTCGAGGCCCGGCTGGCCGGCAAGTCCACGTTGATCGGTCATCTTTCGTGGCAGTTGCGGCTTTCGGCCCTATCGGCGCGGGAACTTGCCGTCAGCGAGGTGATCCTTGGCAACCTGGATGCCGTGGGGTATCTTTGCGAATCAATCGAGGACATCGCCGCCATGGCCGGCTGCGAGACGGAGGAGGCGGAGCGGATCCTGCGGATCATGCAACGTCTGGACCCCGTGGGGATCTGCGCCAGAAACCTGAGGGAGTGCCTGCTGATCCAGATGGACGAACTGGGTCTGGACGACCCGATTCTGGTTTCCCTGGTCAAGGACCATCTGGAAGAGCTGGAAAAACGGCGCTACAAGCCGTTGGCCAAGAAGTTCAAGCTCTCCATGGAGGAAATCAAACACTACCTGGACTGCATTCAGCGCCTGGATCCCATGCCCGGCAAGAGCTTTGGCTCCGAGGACCCTCAGTTCACCAGTCCGGATGTTTACATTCTCCAGCACGGCGGCGATTTCATCGTGGTTCTGAACGAAGACGAGATACCGGGCTTGATGATCAACGAGGCCTACGCCAAGGAGCTGTCCGTTCACGACAAGGGGGCCAAGGACTACATTCAGGAAAAGGTCCGATCAGCCCATTGGTTGATGAAAAGCCTGTACCAGCGCCAGCGGACCCTGCTCAAGGTCGCCGAAAGCATCGTCCGGTTCCAGATCGATTTTTTCCGTCATGGGGTGACGCATCTGAAGCCGATGATTCTCAAGGACGTGGCCCTGGACATCAACATGCACGAGTCCACGGTCAGCCGGATCACCACGAGCAAATACATGAGCACCCCCCACGGAACATATGAATTGAAATTTTTCTTTAACAGCGCCTTGGGTATGGACGACGGCTCGGAAGCCGGATCGGAAAGCGTCAAGGCGGAGATCAAGAAACTGATTTCCGAAGAGGATCCCAAGCGTCCGCTCAGCGACGAACTGATCTCACAACTGTTAAAGAAGTCCTTGGGCGTGAACATCGCCCGACGGACCGTGGCCAAGTATCGCATGGCGTTGAACATCGAGTCGTCTTCCAAGCGCAAGGCCATTTTTTAA
- the lptB gene encoding LPS export ABC transporter ATP-binding protein — MKALLSGKSLRKSFGQKEVVRDISIRVEQGEIVGLLGPNGAGKTTTFYMLVGVIKPTSGVVDLDGRRITTWPLHERARLGLSYLPQESSVFKKLTVMQNLQIILEYTDFTPVMQRRKAEALLEELGIAKLADQKAMFLSGGERRRLEIARALIRNPKFMLLDEPFAGIDPLAVDDIQEIVMSLKERGIGVLISDHNVRETLKICDRASIVFEGRAIFEGSPEAIVADSIARKVYLGEDFCL; from the coding sequence GTGAAGGCCCTTCTCTCCGGCAAGAGTCTGCGCAAAAGCTTCGGCCAGAAAGAGGTGGTCCGGGATATTTCCATTCGGGTCGAGCAGGGGGAGATCGTTGGCCTTTTAGGTCCCAACGGAGCCGGGAAGACCACCACGTTCTACATGCTGGTCGGGGTGATCAAGCCCACCAGCGGGGTGGTGGATCTGGACGGAAGGCGAATCACCACTTGGCCGCTGCATGAGCGGGCCCGGTTGGGGCTGAGCTACCTGCCCCAGGAGAGTTCAGTCTTCAAAAAGCTGACCGTGATGCAGAATTTGCAGATCATTCTGGAGTACACGGACTTCACCCCGGTCATGCAGCGCAGAAAGGCCGAGGCCCTGCTGGAGGAACTGGGCATCGCCAAGCTGGCCGATCAGAAGGCCATGTTTCTTTCCGGCGGGGAGCGCCGCCGCCTGGAAATCGCCCGAGCCCTGATCCGCAATCCGAAATTCATGCTGCTGGACGAACCCTTCGCGGGCATCGACCCCCTGGCCGTGGACGACATCCAGGAGATTGTCATGTCCCTCAAGGAGCGGGGGATCGGGGTGTTGATTTCGGATCACAACGTCCGTGAAACGCTGAAGATTTGCGACAGGGCGTCCATTGTCTTCGAAGGACGGGCCATTTTTGAAGGGTCGCCGGAGGCCATCGTGGCTGACTCCATCGCTCGGAAGGTCTATCTCGGTGAGGACTTTTGCTTATGA
- a CDS encoding PTS sugar transporter subunit IIB, whose product MNWVRIDNRLVHGQVIEAWVPYLGARNILVVNDELAGDDMRQEIIRLAVPSGVELSFVGVDRISMHLDEHGRIIHPRDYTLLLFATCGDVQRAVQAGFALTTVNIGNLHYSPGKQQLCPHVALSSEDIGCLKAFAKRGIHLDFRCVPNDSTQVKTSWWG is encoded by the coding sequence ATGAACTGGGTGCGCATCGACAATCGTCTGGTCCACGGGCAGGTCATCGAAGCCTGGGTGCCGTATCTGGGCGCCAGGAACATCCTCGTGGTCAACGACGAACTGGCTGGTGACGATATGCGTCAGGAGATCATCCGCTTGGCCGTGCCCAGCGGCGTGGAGCTCTCCTTTGTCGGGGTTGATCGGATATCCATGCATCTGGATGAGCACGGTCGGATTATCCATCCGCGGGACTACACGCTGCTGCTGTTCGCTACGTGCGGCGACGTGCAACGGGCGGTGCAGGCCGGTTTTGCGTTGACCACGGTGAACATCGGCAATCTGCATTATTCACCGGGCAAGCAACAGCTCTGTCCGCATGTGGCCCTGAGCAGCGAGGACATCGGCTGCCTAAAGGCCTTTGCCAAACGGGGCATTCATTTAGATTTCCGCTGTGTTCCCAACGATTCGACGCAGGTGAAGACATCATGGTGGGGATGA
- the rapZ gene encoding RNase adapter RapZ — MSTYQTQKSCELCLVMIAGQSGAGKSTVLNVFEDLGYYCVDGLPAGLAGQLLTLSDEMKLDQYAGVALGLDVRQSDFALQWEQFVERMDQAGMRPKLVFLEARDAVLIRRYATTRRPHPLEAQGMGLDQAIFRERVMLEGLRKHADLVVDTSDFSIHDLRRVFQEKWPLNQEIGEGMRIHLISFGFKYGVPLEADLVFDLRFLPNPYFDPDLRPLSGLDESIARYVLGDDPGKDFIGRFEDFLRYLLPLYAVEGRYRLTMALGCTGGRHRSVAVSQAVLTSLTAAGFSVTIEHRHLNLG; from the coding sequence ATGAGCACGTACCAAACGCAAAAATCCTGCGAACTCTGTCTGGTTATGATCGCCGGACAATCCGGAGCAGGCAAAAGTACGGTCCTGAATGTCTTTGAGGATCTGGGGTATTATTGCGTGGACGGTCTGCCCGCCGGGCTGGCTGGACAGTTGCTGACTCTGTCCGATGAGATGAAGCTGGATCAGTACGCCGGGGTGGCCTTGGGGCTGGATGTGCGGCAATCTGACTTCGCCCTGCAATGGGAGCAGTTCGTGGAGCGGATGGACCAGGCCGGGATGCGCCCGAAGCTGGTCTTTCTGGAAGCTCGGGACGCAGTGCTGATCCGGCGCTACGCCACCACCCGCCGCCCTCATCCCTTGGAAGCCCAGGGCATGGGGTTGGACCAGGCCATTTTCCGGGAGCGGGTCATGCTGGAGGGGTTGCGCAAGCACGCCGATTTGGTGGTGGATACGTCGGACTTTTCGATCCACGATCTGCGGAGGGTTTTTCAGGAGAAATGGCCTCTGAATCAGGAAATCGGCGAAGGAATGCGCATTCATTTGATTTCCTTCGGCTTCAAGTACGGTGTTCCCCTGGAAGCGGATTTGGTCTTTGATCTGCGGTTTTTGCCCAACCCCTACTTTGATCCGGATTTGCGTCCTCTGTCTGGCTTGGACGAGTCCATTGCCCGCTACGTGCTGGGGGACGACCCAGGAAAGGACTTCATCGGTCGGTTTGAGGATTTTTTACGGTATTTGCTGCCATTGTACGCGGTGGAAGGCCGATATCGGTTGACCATGGCCCTGGGATGCACCGGAGGGAGGCATCGTTCGGTGGCCGTGTCCCAAGCCGTATTGACCTCGCTGACCGCCGCTGGATTTTCCGTTACCATTGAACATCGTCACCTGAATCTGGGATGA
- the lptC gene encoding LPS export ABC transporter periplasmic protein LptC, with amino-acid sequence MRRKVIAGVLILFVLGLYFFSAGAPEERRTVGHIVGDAETDVSMSGVEMRLGQEGRTLWTLRALSASYDQGQQMVLLNSPNIVKSLDGRDIPVIVSAPLGEVDQATSDIRLWSGVHMEHGPTYLNSDEAVFVQIDETIFLHGDILLDRQGLQLRSQRGDVDLNTWVVNAEGGVEVIIAKDSFGHGL; translated from the coding sequence GTGCGTCGGAAGGTTATCGCCGGGGTGTTGATCCTGTTCGTGCTTGGTTTGTATTTCTTTTCCGCTGGTGCACCCGAGGAGCGGCGTACCGTCGGTCACATCGTCGGCGACGCGGAAACGGACGTGAGCATGAGCGGCGTAGAAATGCGCTTGGGCCAGGAGGGGCGAACCCTTTGGACCCTGCGGGCTCTGTCCGCGTCGTACGACCAAGGCCAGCAGATGGTGCTGCTCAACTCCCCGAATATTGTAAAAAGCCTGGATGGTCGGGACATTCCCGTGATCGTCAGCGCCCCCTTGGGGGAGGTGGATCAGGCCACCAGCGACATCCGGCTTTGGTCCGGAGTGCATATGGAACATGGTCCGACCTATCTCAATTCCGACGAGGCTGTTTTCGTCCAAATTGATGAAACCATATTTTTGCACGGGGACATCCTCCTGGATCGCCAGGGGCTGCAACTCCGCTCGCAGCGGGGTGACGTGGACCTGAACACCTGGGTGGTCAACGCCGAGGGCGGAGTGGAAGTGATCATCGCCAAAGACAGTTTCGGACACGGTTTGTAG
- the hpf gene encoding ribosome hibernation-promoting factor, HPF/YfiA family, with translation MEITFTFKNFEPSNHLKGYARERFNKINRYLRPEDQGELAVNLSVEKYRHMAEVILTGKDMHFSATTESEDMYSTIDLVLDKLEAQVRKTKEKNKDHRRGQKGQSARVDVITFTEDETGKRAQTITETDNFEPKPMSVDEAAMQLEALGNEFLVFFNADIERVNVIYRRKSGDFGLIDPGI, from the coding sequence ATGGAAATAACTTTTACTTTCAAGAATTTCGAGCCGTCCAATCACCTCAAGGGCTACGCCCGCGAGCGCTTTAATAAGATCAACCGCTACCTGCGCCCTGAAGATCAGGGTGAACTGGCCGTCAACCTTTCCGTGGAAAAGTATCGGCATATGGCCGAGGTGATCCTTACAGGTAAGGACATGCATTTCTCCGCCACCACCGAAAGCGAGGACATGTACTCCACCATCGATCTGGTCCTGGACAAGCTTGAGGCCCAGGTGCGCAAGACCAAAGAGAAGAACAAGGACCATCGTCGCGGCCAGAAGGGCCAGTCCGCGCGGGTGGACGTGATCACCTTCACCGAGGATGAGACCGGCAAGCGAGCCCAGACCATCACGGAGACCGATAATTTCGAGCCCAAACCCATGTCCGTGGACGAAGCGGCCATGCAATTGGAAGCCCTGGGTAACGAGTTCCTGGTTTTCTTTAATGCGGACATCGAGCGCGTCAACGTTATCTACCGCCGGAAAAGCGGCGACTTCGGTCTGATCGACCCGGGAATCTAA
- a CDS encoding PTS sugar transporter subunit IIC produces MFFFALFSLARFGLNLGFLDRPLVIGMLWAAVTGQWETALPVALFFELFFLDLFPIGTYIPPHGPFALLTSLALVNIFDLAQAPVIFMAMLLCAPTALLGSRLELLQRRRQNAVYTQMLQSTRGGADVPIYPVNPAKMALLQSVVVNLAAFIVVMALLLPLTDVLLQQFRGRVLMLPITWPVVWMIGTVGVLLSLRSRRVYALLLGAMVLAGGYYWLSHFA; encoded by the coding sequence GTGTTTTTTTTTGCCCTGTTTTCCCTGGCCCGATTCGGCCTGAATCTCGGTTTTCTGGATCGGCCCCTGGTGATCGGCATGCTTTGGGCGGCCGTAACAGGCCAGTGGGAGACGGCCTTGCCCGTGGCGCTGTTTTTCGAGCTGTTTTTCTTGGACCTGTTTCCCATCGGAACCTACATCCCTCCCCACGGCCCCTTTGCCCTACTGACATCCTTGGCCCTGGTGAACATCTTCGACCTCGCCCAGGCTCCGGTGATCTTTATGGCCATGCTGCTCTGCGCGCCCACGGCCCTTTTGGGCAGCCGTCTCGAACTGCTTCAGCGTCGCAGGCAAAATGCCGTGTATACGCAAATGCTTCAGTCCACGCGAGGAGGCGCGGATGTACCCATCTACCCGGTGAATCCAGCGAAAATGGCCCTGTTGCAATCCGTCGTGGTGAACTTGGCGGCGTTCATTGTGGTCATGGCCTTGCTCTTGCCGCTCACCGACGTGCTCTTGCAGCAATTCCGCGGGCGTGTCCTGATGTTGCCCATTACCTGGCCGGTGGTCTGGATGATCGGAACCGTCGGGGTTCTGCTTTCCCTGCGCTCGCGCAGAGTCTACGCCCTGCTGCTGGGGGCGATGGTCCTGGCCGGAGGATATTACTGGCTCAGCCATTTCGCGTGA
- a CDS encoding phenylacetate--CoA ligase family protein produces the protein MIFDIENETAPREDLEPLQLSRLRNLVERVNANVPFYRRKFEEIGIRPEQVKSLNDLKYLPFTEKQDLRNNYPFGLFAVPKENVVRIHASSGTTGKATVVGYTHRDVRNWASLMARAFMAAGVNRGDVVHNAYGYGLFTGGLGVHYGAEELGATIVPISGGGTRRQVMLLRDFGPTVLCSTPSYSLFLFEAAQEAGISFSELPIRVGIFGAEPWSEEMRQDIQSKLGLIALDIYGLSEIMGPGVAMECAAAQKGLHIFEDHFLPEIIDPITGEQLPPGETGELVLTTLTKEAQPLIRYRTRDITALNYVPCRCGRTHVRMNRVKGRSDDMLIIRGVNVFPSQIEALLLETEGLTPHYQLILDRQGAMDTLEVRVEVDEKLFSDEVRHLQRLEGKIQGNIKEFLGVTAKVKLVEPRSLTRSEGKAKRIIDQRPKA, from the coding sequence GTGATTTTCGACATCGAGAATGAGACCGCGCCTCGGGAGGACCTGGAGCCGTTGCAGTTGTCCCGGCTCCGGAACCTGGTGGAGCGCGTCAATGCCAACGTGCCGTTTTATCGACGCAAGTTCGAGGAAATCGGCATACGCCCCGAACAGGTCAAAAGCCTTAACGACCTGAAGTATCTGCCGTTCACGGAAAAGCAGGACCTGCGCAACAACTATCCCTTTGGTCTGTTTGCCGTGCCCAAGGAAAACGTCGTGCGCATCCATGCTTCTTCCGGCACCACGGGCAAGGCCACGGTGGTGGGGTATACGCACCGCGACGTCCGCAACTGGGCCTCCCTGATGGCCAGAGCCTTCATGGCCGCCGGGGTCAACCGGGGCGACGTGGTGCATAATGCCTACGGATACGGGCTGTTTACCGGGGGGCTGGGCGTACATTACGGCGCGGAGGAGCTGGGGGCGACCATCGTTCCTATTTCCGGGGGCGGCACCAGGCGTCAAGTAATGCTGCTTCGGGATTTCGGCCCCACGGTGCTGTGCAGTACTCCGTCCTACAGCCTGTTTCTGTTCGAAGCGGCCCAGGAAGCCGGAATTTCGTTCAGCGAGCTGCCCATTCGCGTCGGTATCTTCGGTGCCGAGCCCTGGTCCGAGGAGATGCGCCAGGACATCCAATCCAAGCTGGGCCTGATCGCCCTGGACATCTACGGGCTCTCCGAGATCATGGGGCCGGGGGTGGCCATGGAGTGCGCCGCCGCCCAAAAGGGCCTGCATATTTTTGAAGACCATTTCCTGCCGGAAATCATCGACCCGATCACCGGCGAGCAGTTGCCGCCCGGGGAAACCGGCGAACTGGTCCTGACCACCCTGACCAAGGAGGCCCAGCCTCTGATCCGTTACCGAACCCGGGATATCACCGCCCTGAATTACGTTCCCTGTCGTTGTGGTCGGACCCATGTCCGGATGAACCGGGTCAAGGGGCGCAGCGACGACATGTTGATCATTCGCGGGGTGAACGTCTTCCCGTCTCAGATTGAAGCCTTGTTGCTGGAAACCGAGGGGTTGACCCCGCACTACCAGTTGATCCTGGACCGTCAGGGTGCCATGGATACTTTGGAGGTACGGGTTGAGGTGGATGAAAAGCTCTTCTCCGACGAAGTGCGCCATTTGCAGCGCCTTGAAGGCAAAATCCAGGGGAACATCAAGGAGTTTCTCGGTGTGACGGCCAAGGTTAAACTGGTGGAGCCGCGCAGCCTGACCCGTTCCGAAGGCAAGGCCAAACGGATCATTGACCAGCGTCCCAAAGCCTGA
- the gcvH gene encoding glycine cleavage system protein GcvH, with protein MIPSDLLYMASHEWVRVTDQEALVGITDFAQCQLGDITFIELPSVGDAVAQGREMGSIESVKAASELNSPVSGTVIEVNAELDGAPEKINQDPYGAGWMIRVRLSEPPQGLLSPEEYKAIAECGDE; from the coding sequence ATGATTCCCAGTGATCTGCTCTATATGGCGTCCCACGAATGGGTCCGCGTCACCGACCAGGAAGCCCTGGTCGGCATCACGGATTTCGCCCAATGCCAGCTTGGCGACATTACGTTCATTGAGTTGCCTTCCGTGGGCGACGCCGTGGCGCAAGGCCGGGAAATGGGCAGCATCGAGTCGGTCAAGGCGGCCAGCGAGTTGAACAGCCCGGTTTCCGGGACCGTCATCGAAGTAAATGCCGAGTTGGATGGCGCACCGGAAAAAATCAACCAGGATCCCTATGGCGCGGGCTGGATGATCCGGGTGCGGCTCAGCGAGCCTCCCCAGGGCCTGCTATCCCCCGAGGAATACAAAGCCATTGCCGAGTGCGGCGACGAATAG
- a CDS encoding phosphoribosyltransferase family protein yields MIHLFFCPQMTEMALRIHTAHPDRITLGRIDWSYFRDGFPNLRIENAPGLRNRDVAFLSTLTTPGEMFAQLAVLFELPRYAVRSFKLILPYFPTGTMERIEEEGQIATAATLARLLSDIPLTMSGPAQIVIYDIHALQERFYFSDSVIPRLETAIPLLKERVRDESDLSVAFPDEGAWKRFGRLFPEFPQIVCLKARRGDRRGVLIKEGDPRDRHVLIVDDLIMSGGTLIECKNLLLEKGAARVSAFATHGVFPNNCWHRLEDENFETIWITDSCPEQAEAVHSRPPFQVISLAPDIARIVLEPL; encoded by the coding sequence ATGATCCATCTTTTCTTCTGTCCGCAAATGACCGAAATGGCCCTGCGCATCCACACGGCCCACCCCGACCGAATCACCCTGGGCCGGATCGACTGGTCCTATTTCCGGGACGGCTTTCCCAACCTGCGCATCGAGAACGCCCCGGGCTTGCGTAACCGCGACGTGGCCTTCCTGAGCACCCTGACCACGCCCGGCGAGATGTTCGCCCAACTGGCCGTGCTCTTTGAGCTGCCCCGCTACGCGGTGCGCTCCTTCAAGTTGATCCTGCCCTATTTTCCCACCGGAACCATGGAACGGATTGAAGAGGAAGGGCAGATCGCCACGGCGGCCACCCTGGCCCGCCTGCTCTCGGACATCCCTCTGACCATGTCCGGCCCGGCTCAGATTGTAATCTACGACATCCACGCCTTGCAGGAGCGTTTTTACTTCTCGGACAGCGTGATCCCCCGTCTGGAAACGGCGATCCCCCTGCTCAAGGAGCGGGTGCGCGACGAGTCCGATCTGTCCGTCGCCTTTCCGGACGAAGGCGCCTGGAAGCGGTTCGGCCGCCTGTTTCCGGAATTTCCGCAAATCGTCTGTCTCAAGGCCCGCCGGGGCGACCGGCGCGGAGTGCTGATCAAGGAGGGAGACCCGCGGGACCGGCACGTGCTCATCGTGGACGACCTGATCATGTCCGGCGGAACTCTCATCGAATGCAAGAACCTCCTGCTGGAAAAAGGAGCAGCCCGGGTCAGCGCCTTCGCCACCCACGGCGTTTTTCCCAACAATTGCTGGCACCGCCTGGAGGATGAAAATTTCGAGACGATCTGGATCACGGATTCCTGCCCGGAACAAGCCGAGGCCGTTCACAGCAGGCCGCCGTTCCAGGTCATTTCCCTGGCCCCGGATATTGCCAGAATCGTCCTTGAACCGTTATGA